One genomic window of Terriglobales bacterium includes the following:
- a CDS encoding RNB domain-containing ribonuclease — translation MISDATLLRHIERQPKRTATLKQLLRELGVSGEERREFRARLEKLVARGELTQVERERYALPAAVGKNVVLGRLTMHRDGYGFVIPEEETVRDSIEGDIYIPPHALGSAMHGDRVRVQLAERRAPGRAEGRILGVVGRAHPTVVGTFHYGSRYNYVTPIDEKITQEIVIPHGLEWPQEKQAAKDTRGDTKGTKEARRRAEQTPHRVLGAEARHRAEFEDLEGVVVDVEITDWPSGTQHARGRVVEVLGNEDDFGVDVEIIIRKYHLPHRFPAEVMEEAQSFEDVHPASELRQRHDYRDLSIVTIDGETARDFDDAVHVRRLAHGRFELQVHIADVAHYVRPGSALDAEARLRGTSVYFPDRAVPMLPVELSTDLCSLRPQVERLVLSCVMEIDRSGDVTRYELHEGVIRSAERMTYTDVNLVLEGDPGLCRRYAPLVESFEAMRELAMILNRKRVRRGAIDFDLPEPVIEFDEFGLMRAILKSERNIAHRIIEEFMLAANECVAQHLEKRGVPSLYRIHEKPDAKKVYEFETIAATFGHSLGVGPLPIQRLEMRGERRARHGTGQRPRAIEVPREVRVTPRMYQKLTERIAGKPEERILSYLMLRSLKQARYSEENAGHFALASETYTHFTSPIRRYPDLIVHRILKEVMERDGRKERERPPLSQEVLEEIAQESSQSERRADDAERELMEWKKIRFMQDRIGEEFEALIISVTRWGLFVELMDMFVEGLVPIATLAGDRYTFRENTRQIIGERTRKKFSLGDRVRVLLDRVDRFQRKLQFAIVED, via the coding sequence ATGATCTCCGACGCCACACTGCTGCGCCACATCGAGCGGCAACCCAAGCGCACCGCCACCCTCAAGCAACTGCTGCGCGAACTGGGCGTGAGCGGAGAAGAGAGACGCGAATTCCGTGCGCGGCTGGAAAAGCTGGTGGCGCGCGGCGAACTCACCCAGGTTGAGCGCGAACGCTACGCACTGCCCGCGGCGGTGGGAAAGAACGTCGTACTGGGGCGGCTCACCATGCATCGCGATGGCTACGGCTTCGTGATCCCGGAAGAAGAAACGGTGCGCGACTCGATCGAAGGCGACATCTACATCCCGCCCCATGCCCTCGGTTCGGCCATGCACGGAGACCGGGTGCGCGTGCAGCTTGCCGAACGCAGGGCGCCGGGACGCGCCGAGGGGCGCATCCTGGGCGTGGTGGGGCGCGCGCATCCCACCGTGGTGGGAACGTTTCATTACGGCTCGCGCTACAACTATGTCACGCCTATCGACGAGAAGATCACGCAAGAGATCGTGATTCCACATGGCCTCGAGTGGCCCCAGGAAAAGCAGGCCGCAAAGGACACAAGGGGAGACACGAAGGGCACAAAAGAAGCGCGGCGTCGGGCGGAGCAGACGCCGCATCGTGTGCTCGGGGCCGAGGCGAGGCATCGCGCGGAGTTCGAGGATCTGGAAGGCGTGGTGGTGGATGTCGAAATCACGGATTGGCCCTCCGGGACCCAGCATGCGCGCGGGCGCGTCGTCGAGGTGCTCGGCAATGAGGATGATTTCGGTGTGGACGTGGAGATCATCATCCGCAAATACCACCTGCCGCATCGTTTCCCGGCGGAAGTGATGGAGGAGGCGCAATCGTTTGAGGACGTTCACCCGGCGAGCGAGCTGCGTCAGCGGCATGACTACCGCGACCTGTCCATCGTGACCATCGATGGCGAGACGGCACGGGATTTCGATGACGCGGTGCACGTAAGGCGGCTCGCGCATGGGCGTTTCGAGCTGCAGGTGCACATCGCCGACGTGGCCCACTACGTGCGCCCCGGGTCGGCGCTGGACGCCGAAGCGCGGCTGCGCGGCACGTCGGTGTACTTTCCGGACCGCGCCGTCCCCATGCTGCCGGTGGAGCTTTCCACCGACCTGTGCAGCCTGCGCCCGCAGGTGGAGCGCCTGGTGCTGAGCTGCGTGATGGAGATCGACCGCTCCGGGGACGTCACCCGCTACGAGCTGCATGAGGGCGTCATCCGTTCCGCCGAGCGCATGACCTACACCGACGTCAACCTGGTGCTGGAAGGCGACCCGGGACTATGCCGGCGCTACGCGCCGCTGGTCGAAAGCTTCGAAGCCATGCGCGAGCTGGCGATGATCCTGAACCGCAAACGGGTGCGCCGCGGGGCCATCGACTTCGACCTGCCCGAGCCGGTCATCGAGTTCGACGAGTTCGGGCTGATGCGCGCCATCCTGAAGTCGGAGCGCAATATCGCCCACCGCATCATCGAGGAATTCATGCTGGCTGCGAACGAGTGCGTGGCCCAACACCTGGAAAAGCGCGGCGTGCCCTCGCTCTACCGCATCCACGAAAAGCCGGACGCGAAGAAAGTCTACGAGTTTGAGACCATCGCAGCCACCTTCGGGCATTCGCTCGGCGTCGGCCCGCTACCCATCCAGCGCCTGGAGATGCGCGGCGAGCGGCGCGCTCGCCACGGCACCGGGCAGAGGCCGCGCGCCATCGAGGTGCCGCGCGAGGTGCGCGTGACCCCGCGCATGTACCAGAAGCTGACCGAACGCATCGCCGGCAAACCCGAAGAGCGCATCCTGTCGTACCTGATGCTGCGCTCACTGAAGCAGGCGCGCTACTCGGAGGAAAACGCAGGGCACTTTGCACTGGCCTCGGAGACCTACACGCACTTCACGTCGCCCATCCGCCGCTACCCGGACTTGATTGTCCATCGCATCTTGAAAGAGGTGATGGAGCGCGACGGCAGGAAGGAACGCGAGCGGCCTCCCCTCTCACAGGAGGTGCTGGAGGAAATCGCCCAGGAGTCCAGCCAGTCCGAGCGACGCGCCGACGACGCCGAGCGCGAGCTGATGGAGTGGAAGAAGATTAGGTTCATGCAGGACCGCATCGGGGAAGAGTTCGAGGCGCTCATCATCAGCGTCACGCGCTGGGGACTTTTCGTCGAGCTGATGGACATGTTCGTTGAGGGCCTGGTGCCCATCGCCACCCTTGCCGGAGACCGCTACACCTTTCGCGAGAACACGCGCCAGATCATCGGCGAACGTACGCGGAAGAAGTTCTCCCTGGGAGACCGAGTGCGTGTTCTGCTGGACCGCGTGGACCGGTTCCAGCGCAAACTGCAATTCGCGATTGTGGAAGATTAG
- a CDS encoding DUF4910 domain-containing protein, protein MKLGFLVALLTLAPLASAQHLVKQEVFDAIAAEYSGEGAQENTRNIIQYHRIQGSPMMAEVAEKVVLARLKSYGIEARLEQFPSDGKTRYATMTSPMAWDMRGGELWVTGGAKAGFQAYRLCRYSDVPMCVSTYSKGGEWEGELVDVGQGTETKHYQDKDLRGKVALAYGYAADVVRQAVLKHGAVGVVIYPDPLDRPGHSDMVHYNGIWPRAEELETTRGGFQISVNQYNELKKLMEAGPVRVRGKIDATLGAGNLTLVHAWIRGAEEPEREIILTAHLDHPKWSANDNASGSGAILEMARALHALIASGKLPRPKLTLHFMWIPEHFGTHAYLDNHPEARKCRTWKSARPADAKVAPEPCILANLNLDMVGEDTVKTDSRLSITRSPDSVPSFLDALLADVLQQTREAKLFAPTGTRHQWPASQDPISLGSDHENFLSLGIPAAMFVHEGDWTHHTSEDTIDKTDASEFRRTGVLASAAAYWLSSASEADWDRLLRLMKTDQLRERLRRIASDIPHGDSPAAQRRLQLNQAIATRLAAELGQGAEGVEQLRAPMMEEQAPSTSSHLASGPKKLTRLPLAGDVFNDLSADDRAWWDQQEARFVAERADAAGAPDLGMLVWETLNFMDGRRSAAEIADLLSAEFLVEVDQAWVERLIRILLAKNLAGTPSKY, encoded by the coding sequence ATGAAACTCGGCTTCCTGGTCGCACTGCTCACGCTCGCACCGCTTGCTTCCGCGCAACATCTGGTCAAACAAGAGGTCTTCGACGCCATCGCCGCCGAGTACTCCGGCGAGGGCGCGCAGGAGAACACTCGCAACATCATCCAGTACCACCGCATCCAGGGTTCGCCCATGATGGCCGAAGTGGCGGAGAAGGTAGTGCTCGCCCGTCTGAAGTCCTACGGCATTGAGGCGCGCCTGGAACAGTTCCCGTCCGACGGCAAGACCAGGTACGCCACCATGACCTCACCCATGGCCTGGGACATGCGCGGCGGCGAACTCTGGGTGACTGGCGGCGCCAAAGCCGGCTTCCAGGCTTATCGCCTTTGCCGCTACAGCGACGTGCCCATGTGTGTCTCCACGTACTCCAAGGGCGGAGAGTGGGAAGGCGAACTGGTGGATGTGGGCCAAGGCACTGAGACCAAGCACTACCAGGACAAAGACCTGCGCGGCAAAGTCGCGCTGGCCTACGGCTATGCCGCCGACGTCGTCCGCCAGGCGGTGCTGAAGCACGGCGCGGTGGGTGTGGTGATCTATCCCGATCCGCTCGATCGGCCCGGCCATTCCGACATGGTGCACTACAACGGCATCTGGCCGCGCGCCGAGGAGCTGGAGACGACCCGCGGCGGCTTCCAGATCTCCGTCAACCAGTACAACGAACTTAAGAAGCTGATGGAGGCAGGCCCGGTGCGCGTGCGCGGCAAGATCGACGCCACGCTGGGCGCGGGAAACCTGACGCTGGTGCACGCCTGGATCCGCGGCGCCGAGGAACCGGAACGCGAAATCATTCTCACGGCACACCTCGACCATCCCAAATGGAGCGCCAACGACAATGCCTCGGGCTCCGGCGCCATCCTGGAGATGGCCCGCGCTCTGCACGCCCTCATCGCATCCGGCAAGCTGCCACGGCCCAAGCTGACGCTTCATTTTATGTGGATTCCGGAGCATTTCGGCACGCATGCCTATCTGGACAATCATCCTGAAGCGCGCAAGTGCCGCACGTGGAAGTCTGCGCGTCCCGCCGACGCCAAGGTCGCGCCCGAGCCCTGCATCCTGGCCAACCTCAACCTGGACATGGTGGGCGAGGATACGGTGAAGACCGACTCGCGCCTCTCCATCACTCGAAGTCCGGATTCCGTGCCTTCGTTCCTCGACGCGCTGCTGGCCGATGTCCTGCAGCAGACGCGCGAAGCGAAACTCTTTGCTCCCACCGGAACTCGCCACCAGTGGCCCGCAAGTCAGGACCCCATCAGTTTGGGCAGCGATCACGAGAACTTCCTCAGCCTTGGAATTCCCGCCGCCATGTTTGTCCACGAAGGCGACTGGACGCACCATACCAGCGAAGACACCATCGACAAGACCGACGCCAGTGAGTTCCGCCGCACCGGTGTGCTCGCCTCCGCCGCGGCCTACTGGCTGTCTTCGGCGAGTGAAGCGGACTGGGACCGTCTCCTGCGGTTGATGAAGACGGACCAGCTTCGCGAACGCCTGCGCCGCATCGCGAGCGATATTCCGCACGGTGATTCACCCGCTGCGCAACGCCGCCTGCAGCTGAACCAGGCCATCGCCACCCGTCTGGCGGCGGAACTCGGCCAGGGAGCCGAGGGTGTTGAGCAACTCCGCGCGCCGATGATGGAGGAGCAGGCGCCTTCCACTTCGTCGCATCTGGCGTCGGGACCAAAGAAACTCACGCGCCTGCCATTGGCTGGCGATGTTTTCAATGACCTTTCCGCCGACGACCGCGCTTGGTGGGACCAGCAGGAGGCTCGCTTCGTGGCTGAGCGCGCTGATGCCGCCGGCGCGCCCGACCTCGGCATGCTGGTTTGGGAGACGCTCAACTTCATGGACGGACGGCGCTCTGCCGCTGAGATTGCCGACCTGCTCTCCGCCGAGTTCCTGGTGGAGGTGGATCAGGCGTGGGTGGAGAGGCTGATCCGCATCCT
- the murJ gene encoding murein biosynthesis integral membrane protein MurJ, with amino-acid sequence MKEVPTADTPPPNPPGPGNWASRLTDPLHAHTAFSATLLLAGAVMVSRVIGYLREAYIAYAFGAGPETDAYVAAFTLPDWLNYLAAGGAASITFIAIYTRYCAEKREEDAQRAFSIILTVMTAVLTVGVVVGAVFARPIERVIFPKFTEEQLDLCVSLTRVLLPAQIFFYAGAIVSAVLMSRRYFLFPALGPLLYNVGIILGGVLLGSRLGVASLAVGALAGCIAGPFLVNVLGAARAGVSYRASFAVRDPVFLEWLRKSIPLMLGVTLVAADEWILRFFASGSVGDITRLNYAKRLFAVPIAVLGQATAQATLPFFAGLYGEKRFGDFAAAINKAVGRVSAVALLATAWMAAAALPAVDLVYRRGRFQFSDSTETAAYFFWFSLSLAFWAAQGLYARAFYAAGDTMTPMVAGTVVTLLSLPVYAWLFDARDVVGLAMASGVGILAHTVVLAVLLSRRRLVPLAELPWVEVAKAAATALVAWAAASGVARMIAIDGSHRADLKALALITVTWAGAVAAGLWLTRSQILTWLRRRP; translated from the coding sequence ATGAAAGAGGTCCCGACCGCCGACACGCCGCCGCCCAACCCGCCGGGGCCCGGGAATTGGGCGTCGCGGCTGACCGATCCGCTGCACGCACACACTGCGTTCTCCGCCACGCTGCTGCTGGCGGGTGCGGTCATGGTGTCGCGCGTGATCGGCTACCTGCGCGAAGCCTATATCGCCTATGCCTTCGGCGCCGGACCGGAAACCGACGCCTATGTGGCCGCCTTTACGCTGCCCGACTGGCTTAACTACCTGGCGGCGGGCGGCGCCGCCTCCATCACCTTCATCGCCATCTACACGCGCTACTGCGCCGAAAAGCGGGAGGAAGACGCGCAGCGGGCGTTTTCCATCATCCTCACGGTGATGACCGCGGTGCTGACCGTGGGCGTGGTGGTCGGCGCGGTGTTCGCGCGGCCTATCGAGCGCGTCATCTTCCCCAAGTTCACCGAGGAACAACTGGACCTGTGCGTTTCCCTCACGCGCGTGCTGCTGCCGGCGCAGATCTTTTTCTATGCCGGGGCGATCGTTTCGGCGGTGCTGATGTCGCGCCGATACTTCCTGTTTCCGGCGCTGGGACCGTTGCTCTACAACGTGGGCATCATTCTGGGCGGCGTGCTGCTGGGGTCGCGGCTGGGCGTGGCTTCCCTCGCCGTCGGTGCGCTGGCGGGATGCATCGCCGGGCCCTTCCTGGTGAACGTGCTGGGCGCCGCGCGCGCCGGCGTCAGCTATCGGGCTTCCTTCGCGGTGCGCGACCCGGTGTTCCTGGAATGGCTGCGCAAGTCCATCCCGCTGATGCTGGGTGTGACCCTGGTCGCAGCCGATGAATGGATCCTGCGCTTCTTCGCTTCCGGCAGCGTGGGCGACATCACCCGGCTGAACTACGCCAAGCGATTGTTCGCGGTGCCGATCGCCGTGCTGGGGCAGGCCACAGCCCAGGCCACGTTGCCCTTCTTCGCCGGCCTCTACGGGGAGAAGCGGTTCGGCGACTTCGCCGCCGCCATCAACAAGGCCGTGGGACGCGTGAGCGCGGTGGCGCTGCTGGCCACCGCCTGGATGGCAGCGGCGGCCCTGCCGGCAGTGGACCTGGTGTACCGCCGGGGGCGCTTCCAGTTCTCCGATTCCACCGAGACCGCCGCCTACTTCTTCTGGTTCTCACTGTCCCTGGCGTTCTGGGCGGCGCAGGGCCTGTACGCACGCGCTTTTTACGCGGCCGGCGACACCATGACGCCCATGGTCGCGGGCACCGTGGTCACGCTGCTGTCGCTGCCCGTCTATGCGTGGTTGTTCGATGCACGCGATGTGGTCGGGCTGGCGATGGCCTCGGGCGTCGGCATTCTGGCTCACACGGTGGTGCTGGCCGTCTTGCTGAGCCGCCGAAGACTCGTGCCCCTTGCGGAGTTGCCGTGGGTCGAAGTGGCCAAGGCCGCGGCCACGGCGCTGGTGGCGTGGGCGGCAGCCTCGGGCGTCGCTCGCATGATTGCGATCGACGGCAGCCACCGTGCCGACCTCAAGGCGCTGGCGCTGATCACTGTGACCTGGGCGGGCGCGGTGGCCGCCGGACTGTGGCTCACGCGCTCGCAGATTCTCACCTGGCTGCGGCGTCGGCCATGA